From Lagopus muta isolate bLagMut1 chromosome 15, bLagMut1 primary, whole genome shotgun sequence, the proteins below share one genomic window:
- the NMRAL1 gene encoding nmrA-like family domain-containing protein 1 produces MAAKKLIVVFGATGAQGGSVARALLEDGAFVVRAVTRSPGRKEAVELRRRGAQLVWADQDDERTLEEALEGAYGAFVVTNFWEHCSKEKEIAQGKRLADLSKRLGLQHVVYSGLENVKQLTKGHLEVLHFDGKGVVEEYFRAVNVPTTTVRLPFYFENFLSSFKPQKAPQGDKFLLGLPMGDTPMDGMAVEDLGPIVLSLLKSPEQYIGQVIGLSTGKLTVAEYAAAFSQQTGKTVEDSKITPEEYEKLGFPGAKELAEMFRFYALKPDRNVELTMKLNPKARTFQQWLADNKAAF; encoded by the exons ATGGCCGCCAAGAAGCTGATCGTGGTGTTCGGAGCCACCG GGGCGCAGGGTGGCTCGGTGGCGCGGGCGCTGCTGGAGGACGGCGCGTTCGTGGTGCGCGCGGTGACCCGCAGCCCCGGCAGGAAGGAGGCGGTGGAGCTGCGGCGACGGGGCGCACAGCTGGTGTGGGCGGACCAGGACGATGAGCGGACTCTGGAGGAAGCCCTGGAGGGCGCGTACGGAGCCTTCGTTGTGACCAACTTctgggagcactgcagcaaggagaaggaaatcGCGCAG GGGAAGCGTCTTGCTGACCTGTCGAAGCGCCTGGGTTTGCAGCACGTGGTGTACAGTGGCCTGGAGAACGTGAAGCAGCTGACCAAGGGccacctggaggtgctccacTTCGATGGCAAAGGAGTGGTGGAGGAATATTTCCGTGCAGTCAATGTGCCCACCACGACCGTCCGACTGCCGTTCTACTTTGAGAATTTCCTCTCCAGCTTCAAACCCCAGAAGGCCCCGCAGGGAGACAAGTTTTTACTGG GACTGCCCATGGGGGACACCCCCATGGATGGGATGGCGGTGGAGGATTTGGGGCCCATTGTGCTCAGCTTGCTGAAGTCCCCAGAGCAGTACATAGGCCAAGTGATTGGGCTCAGCACTGGCAAGCTCACTGTGGCAGAGTatgctgctgccttctcccAGCAGACAGGCAAGACCGTGGAAGACTCCAAG ATCACCCCAGAGGAGTACGAGAAACTTGGCTTCCCTGGAGCGAAGGAGCTGGCTGAAATGTTCCGTTTCTACGCCCTGAAGCCAGACCGCAATGTGGAGCTGACCATGAAACTCAACCCCAAGGCCCGCACCTTCCAACAGTGGCTGGCAGACAACAAGGCTGCTTTCTGA